The following proteins are encoded in a genomic region of Streptomyces sp. NBC_01723:
- a CDS encoding citrate synthase — MSEHTNNSVVLRYGDDEYTYPVIDSTVGDKGFDIGKLRAQTGLVTLDSGYGNTAAYKSAVTYLDGEAGILRYRGYPIEQLAERSSFVEVAYLLINGELPTVDELTSFKNEITQHTLLHEDVKNFYKGFPRDAHPMAMLSSVVSALSTFYQDSHNPFDERQRNLSTIRLLAKLPTIAAYAYKKSIGHPFVYPRNDLGYVENFLRMTFSVPAQEYELDPTVVSALDKLLILHADHEQNCSTSTVRLVGSSQANMFASISAGINALWGPLHGGANQSVLEMLEGIRDAGGDVDSFIRKVKNKEDGVRLMGFGHRVYKNFDPRAKIIKAAAHDVLSALGKSDELLDIALKLEEHALSDDYFVSRSLYPNVDFYTGLIYRAMGFPTEMFTVLFALGRLPGWIAQWHEMIKEPGSRIGRPRQIYTGVVERDFVPVEER, encoded by the coding sequence GTGAGCGAGCACACCAACAACTCGGTAGTACTGCGGTACGGCGACGACGAGTACACCTACCCGGTGATCGACAGCACCGTCGGTGACAAGGGCTTCGACATCGGGAAGCTCCGCGCCCAGACCGGTCTGGTGACGCTGGACAGCGGCTACGGCAACACCGCCGCCTATAAATCCGCCGTTACCTATCTGGACGGCGAGGCCGGCATCCTCCGGTACCGCGGCTACCCGATCGAGCAGCTGGCCGAGCGCTCCTCCTTCGTGGAGGTCGCCTACCTGCTGATCAACGGCGAGCTGCCCACCGTCGACGAGCTGACCTCGTTCAAGAACGAGATCACGCAGCACACCCTGCTGCACGAGGACGTCAAGAACTTCTACAAGGGCTTCCCGCGCGACGCCCACCCGATGGCCATGCTGTCGTCGGTGGTCTCGGCCCTGTCGACCTTCTACCAGGACAGCCATAACCCGTTCGACGAGCGCCAGCGCAACCTTTCCACCATCCGGCTGCTCGCCAAGCTTCCGACGATCGCGGCCTACGCGTACAAGAAGTCGATCGGCCACCCGTTCGTCTACCCGCGCAACGACCTCGGCTACGTCGAGAACTTCCTGCGGATGACCTTCTCCGTCCCGGCGCAGGAGTACGAGCTCGACCCGACCGTCGTCTCCGCCCTGGACAAGCTGCTGATCCTGCACGCGGACCACGAGCAGAACTGTTCGACCTCCACGGTCCGCCTGGTCGGCTCCTCGCAGGCGAACATGTTCGCCTCGATCTCCGCCGGCATCAACGCGCTCTGGGGCCCGCTGCACGGCGGCGCCAACCAGTCGGTGCTGGAGATGCTGGAGGGCATCCGCGACGCCGGCGGCGACGTCGACTCCTTCATCCGCAAGGTGAAGAACAAGGAGGACGGCGTCCGCCTGATGGGCTTCGGCCACCGGGTCTACAAGAACTTCGACCCGCGCGCCAAGATCATCAAGGCCGCCGCGCACGACGTGCTCTCCGCCCTCGGCAAGTCCGACGAGCTGCTGGACATCGCCCTGAAGCTGGAGGAGCACGCGCTCTCCGACGACTACTTCGTCTCGCGCAGCCTCTACCCGAACGTCGACTTCTACACCGGTCTGATCTACCGGGCCATGGGCTTCCCGACCGAGATGTTCACGGTCCTGTTCGCCCTCGGCCGCCTTCCGGGCTGGATCGCCCAGTGGCACGAGATGATCAAGGAGCCGGGTTCTCGCATCGGCCGCCCGCGCCAGATCTACACCGGCGTCGTCGAGCGCGACTTCGTCCCGGTCGAGGAGCGCTGA
- the recD2 gene encoding SF1B family DNA helicase RecD2, with amino-acid sequence MSGAGSGADRGSRPGLAEVTGVLERITYANEENGYTVARVDTGRGAGDLLTVVGALLGAQAGESLRMEGRWGSHPQYGKQFHVENYTTLLPATIQGIRRYLGSGLVKGIGPVFADRITQHFGLDTLTIIEEEPKRLIEVPGLGPKRTKKIADAWEEQKAIKEVMVFLQTVEVSTSIAVRIYKKYGDASISVVKNQPYRLAADVWGIGFLTADKIAQSVGIPHDSPDRVKAGLQYALSQATDQGHCYLPEERLIADAVKLLQVDTGLVIECLAELAAEPAEDGDDPGVVRERIPDPEGGDPVTAVYLVPFHRAELSLSAQLLRLLRTDEDRMPGFRDVAWDKALGWLGTRTGADLAPEQEAAVKLALTEKVAVLTGGPGCGKSFTVRSIVELARAKKAKVVLAAPTGRAAKRLAELTGAEASTVHRLLELKPGGDAAYDRDRPLDADLVVVDEASMLDLLLANKLVKAVPPGAHLLFVGDVDQLPSVGAGEVLRDLLADGGPVPAVRLTRVFRQAQQSGVVTNAHRINGGQHPVTDGMKDFFLFVEDDTEEAGRLTVDVAARRIPAKFGLDPRRDVQVLAPMHRGPAGAGTLNGLLQQAVTPGRPDVPEKRFGGRVFRVGDKVTQIRNNYEKGENGVFNGTVGVVTSLDPVDQRLTVLTDEDEEVPYEFDELDELAHAYAVTIHRSQGSEYPAVVIPVTTGAWMMLQRNLLYTAVTRAKKLVVLVGSRKAIGQAVRTVSAGRRCTALDFRLAGPRP; translated from the coding sequence GTGTCCGGCGCGGGAAGTGGTGCGGACCGGGGGAGCCGGCCGGGCCTCGCCGAAGTCACCGGCGTCCTGGAACGCATCACGTACGCCAACGAGGAGAACGGCTACACGGTCGCCCGTGTCGACACCGGCCGCGGCGCCGGTGACCTGCTCACCGTCGTCGGTGCGCTGCTCGGTGCGCAGGCCGGGGAGTCCCTGCGGATGGAGGGACGCTGGGGGTCGCATCCCCAGTACGGCAAGCAGTTCCACGTGGAGAACTACACGACCCTCCTGCCGGCCACGATCCAGGGCATCCGGCGCTACCTCGGTTCGGGCCTGGTCAAGGGCATCGGGCCGGTCTTCGCCGACCGGATCACACAGCACTTCGGGCTGGACACGCTCACCATCATCGAGGAGGAGCCCAAGCGGCTCATCGAGGTCCCCGGCCTCGGACCCAAGCGGACCAAGAAGATCGCCGACGCCTGGGAGGAGCAGAAGGCGATCAAGGAGGTCATGGTCTTCCTCCAGACCGTCGAGGTGTCGACGTCGATCGCGGTCCGCATCTACAAGAAGTACGGCGACGCCTCCATCTCCGTCGTGAAGAACCAGCCGTACCGCCTGGCCGCCGACGTGTGGGGCATCGGCTTCCTGACCGCCGACAAGATCGCCCAGTCCGTCGGCATCCCGCACGACAGCCCGGACCGGGTGAAGGCGGGGCTGCAGTACGCGCTCTCGCAGGCGACCGACCAGGGGCACTGCTATCTCCCCGAGGAGAGGCTCATCGCCGACGCGGTGAAGCTGCTCCAGGTGGACACCGGCCTCGTCATCGAGTGCCTCGCCGAACTGGCGGCCGAGCCGGCGGAGGACGGCGACGACCCCGGCGTGGTGCGGGAGCGGATCCCCGACCCGGAGGGCGGCGACCCCGTCACCGCCGTCTACCTCGTCCCGTTCCACCGCGCCGAGCTGTCCCTCTCCGCGCAGCTGCTGCGCCTCCTGCGCACCGACGAGGACCGGATGCCCGGCTTCCGGGACGTGGCCTGGGACAAGGCGCTCGGCTGGCTCGGCACCCGCACCGGCGCCGACCTCGCGCCCGAGCAGGAGGCGGCCGTGAAGCTGGCGCTCACCGAGAAGGTCGCCGTCCTCACCGGCGGACCCGGCTGCGGCAAGTCCTTCACCGTCCGCTCGATCGTCGAGCTGGCCCGCGCCAAGAAGGCGAAGGTGGTGCTCGCCGCCCCGACCGGCCGGGCCGCCAAGCGCCTCGCCGAGCTGACCGGCGCCGAGGCGTCGACCGTGCACCGCCTGCTGGAGCTGAAGCCGGGCGGCGACGCCGCCTACGACCGGGACCGGCCGCTCGACGCCGACCTCGTCGTGGTCGACGAGGCCTCCATGCTCGACCTGCTCCTCGCCAACAAGCTGGTGAAGGCCGTGCCGCCGGGCGCGCACCTGCTCTTCGTCGGTGACGTCGACCAGCTGCCCAGCGTCGGCGCGGGGGAGGTGCTGCGGGACCTGCTCGCCGACGGCGGCCCCGTCCCGGCCGTCCGGCTCACCCGCGTGTTCCGGCAGGCGCAGCAGTCGGGCGTGGTCACCAACGCCCACCGCATCAACGGTGGGCAGCACCCCGTCACCGACGGCATGAAGGACTTCTTCCTCTTCGTCGAGGACGACACGGAGGAGGCCGGCCGCCTCACCGTGGACGTCGCCGCCCGCCGCATCCCCGCCAAGTTCGGCCTCGACCCGCGCCGGGACGTGCAGGTCCTCGCTCCCATGCACCGCGGACCGGCCGGCGCGGGCACGCTGAACGGACTGCTCCAGCAGGCCGTCACCCCGGGCCGCCCCGACGTGCCGGAGAAGCGGTTCGGCGGCCGTGTCTTCCGGGTCGGCGACAAGGTCACCCAGATTCGCAACAATTACGAGAAGGGTGAGAACGGCGTCTTCAACGGCACCGTCGGCGTGGTCACCTCACTCGACCCGGTGGACCAGCGCCTCACCGTACTGACGGACGAGGACGAGGAGGTTCCGTACGAATTCGACGAACTGGACGAACTGGCCCACGCCTACGCGGTGACCATCCATCGTTCCCAGGGGAGCGAGTACCCGGCGGTCGTCATCCCCGTGACCACCGGCGCCTGGATGATGCTCCAGCGGAACCTGCTGTACACGGCGGTCACCCGGGCCAAGAAGCTGGTCGTCCTCGTCGGTTCCCGCAAGGCGATCGGACAGGCGGTGCGCACGGTCTCGGCCGGACGGCGCTGTACGGCGCTCGACTTCCGGCTGGCGGGCCCTCGCCCTTGA
- a CDS encoding TetR/AcrR family transcriptional regulator, giving the protein METRTSHPASATAADATAPPGLREAKKQETRQLISDHATRLFIEQGFEDTTIAEIAAAARVAKKTVTNYFARKEDLALDHQDEFSATLARTVASRRPGESALAALRRAFDASVAGRDPVAGFAGPEFSRMVDDSPTLSACLRTLHDRREQALAEALAEAVGARPDDMTVRTVAALLGAVHRVLFQRIQDLTLAGHTHDEIAKTVAKEAARAFGLLEPAIHDYAIA; this is encoded by the coding sequence ATGGAGACGAGGACGAGCCACCCGGCGAGTGCCACCGCAGCCGACGCCACCGCCCCACCGGGCCTGCGCGAGGCGAAGAAGCAGGAGACGCGACAGCTGATCTCCGACCACGCGACCCGGCTCTTCATCGAGCAGGGCTTCGAGGACACCACCATCGCCGAGATCGCGGCGGCGGCCCGCGTCGCGAAGAAGACGGTGACCAACTACTTCGCGCGCAAGGAGGACTTGGCCCTCGACCACCAGGACGAGTTCAGCGCCACGCTGGCGCGCACCGTGGCCTCCCGCCGCCCCGGGGAGTCCGCCCTCGCGGCGCTTCGCCGTGCCTTCGACGCCTCTGTCGCGGGGCGGGACCCGGTCGCCGGATTCGCGGGCCCCGAGTTCTCCCGCATGGTCGACGACAGCCCCACGTTGTCGGCGTGCCTGCGCACCCTGCACGACCGGCGCGAGCAGGCGCTGGCCGAGGCCCTCGCCGAGGCCGTCGGCGCACGTCCGGACGACATGACCGTCCGCACCGTCGCCGCGCTGCTCGGCGCCGTGCACCGCGTCCTGTTCCAGCGCATCCAGGACCTCACCCTGGCCGGGCACACACACGACGAGATCGCCAAGACCGTCGCGAAGGAAGCGGCACGCGCCTTCGGCCTTCTCGAACCGGCCATCCACGACTACGCGATCGCCTGA
- a CDS encoding VOC family protein yields MRITASTVSLTVEDVAASRRFFTEHLGYQEQAAAEGFVSLTRDDAAVDIVLLRRGIDVLPPDQRDRHADGLILAFTVTGLEAEEKRLRSEGVDITMPLREEPWGERLFQVTDPNGVVVQLVEWAAPDPS; encoded by the coding sequence TTGAGGATCACCGCCTCCACCGTTTCGCTCACGGTCGAAGACGTCGCGGCCTCCCGCCGCTTCTTCACCGAGCACCTCGGCTACCAGGAGCAGGCCGCGGCCGAGGGATTCGTCTCCCTCACCCGTGACGATGCCGCCGTCGACATCGTCCTGCTCCGGCGGGGCATCGACGTCCTGCCGCCCGACCAGCGTGACCGGCACGCCGACGGACTGATCCTCGCCTTCACGGTCACCGGCCTCGAAGCGGAGGAGAAGCGACTGCGCTCCGAGGGCGTCGACATCACGATGCCGCTGCGCGAAGAGCCGTGGGGAGAGCGCCTGTTCCAGGTCACCGACCCCAACGGGGTCGTCGTCCAGCTCGTCGAATGGGCCGCACCGGACCCCTCCTGA
- a CDS encoding dihydrofolate reductase family protein, with product MRKLVYYIATTLDGFIAGPDGADPTGSDGFWPIPEDYIRHLVTEYPETLPVQARAALSVTAPGTHFDTVLEGRRSYEIGLKAGITDAYPHLRHLVFSRTLTESPDPAVELVAGDPVDKVRQLKREDGKDIWLIGGAELAGALYGEIDRLILKMAPLTIGAGIPLFSDKATFDPRGWHLTGHTVLDSGAAFMTFARATGE from the coding sequence GTGCGAAAGCTCGTGTACTACATCGCCACCACGCTGGACGGTTTCATCGCGGGCCCGGACGGCGCCGACCCCACGGGCTCGGACGGCTTCTGGCCGATCCCCGAGGACTACATCCGGCACCTGGTGACGGAGTACCCGGAGACCTTGCCCGTCCAGGCCCGGGCGGCGCTGTCCGTCACCGCGCCCGGCACGCACTTCGACACCGTCCTGGAAGGACGGCGCAGCTACGAGATCGGCCTCAAGGCGGGCATCACCGACGCCTACCCCCACCTGCGTCACCTGGTCTTCTCCCGGACCCTCACCGAGAGCCCGGACCCGGCCGTCGAACTGGTCGCCGGCGACCCCGTGGACAAGGTGCGGCAGCTGAAGCGGGAGGACGGCAAGGACATCTGGCTGATCGGCGGCGCGGAACTGGCCGGCGCCCTGTACGGCGAGATCGACCGGCTCATCCTCAAGATGGCACCGCTGACCATCGGCGCCGGAATCCCGCTCTTCTCCGACAAGGCCACGTTCGATCCGCGCGGCTGGCACCTCACCGGCCACACCGTGCTCGACAGCGGCGCGGCGTTCATGACCTTCGCGCGGGCCACCGGGGAGTGA
- a CDS encoding RNA polymerase sigma-70 factor, which translates to MRVTPSKANEREQLVMSEYGSHEQDATTGAGAGDGRTDPATEAFVAHRNLLFTVAYEMLGSAADAEDVLQETWLRWAGVDLGSVRDRRAYLVRITTRQALTRLRTLGRRKESYVGEWLPEPLLTTPDVAEDVELADSVSMAMMLVMETLTPTERAVFVLREVFALEYDEIAEAVDKTPAAVRQTAHRARAHVAARRPRGAVPRAKARDALAAFQRAVETGDLQGLLDILAPDVVLLGDGGGIKQAVLRPVLGADKVARLMLGGLVKLPVAMSMQPAQVNGHPALVIRLDGELDTVMAVRFDDGRISGLYAVRNPEKLTRMERETALHR; encoded by the coding sequence GTGCGCGTGACACCGTCGAAGGCGAACGAGCGGGAGCAACTGGTCATGAGCGAGTACGGCAGCCACGAACAGGACGCGACGACCGGGGCGGGCGCCGGGGACGGACGCACGGACCCCGCCACCGAGGCCTTCGTCGCCCACCGCAACCTCCTCTTCACCGTCGCCTACGAGATGCTCGGCTCGGCCGCCGACGCCGAGGACGTCCTGCAGGAGACCTGGTTGCGCTGGGCGGGAGTCGATCTCGGCTCGGTGCGCGACCGGCGCGCATACCTGGTCCGGATCACCACGCGCCAGGCACTGACCCGGCTGCGCACGCTCGGCCGCCGCAAGGAGTCCTACGTCGGCGAGTGGCTGCCCGAGCCCTTGCTCACCACGCCCGACGTGGCCGAGGACGTCGAGCTGGCCGACAGCGTCTCGATGGCGATGATGCTGGTCATGGAGACGCTCACGCCGACCGAGCGGGCGGTGTTCGTGCTGCGCGAGGTGTTCGCCCTGGAGTACGACGAGATCGCCGAGGCCGTCGACAAGACCCCGGCCGCGGTCCGTCAGACCGCGCACCGGGCCCGCGCGCACGTGGCGGCCCGCCGGCCGCGCGGCGCCGTCCCCCGGGCGAAGGCCCGGGACGCGCTCGCCGCGTTCCAGCGGGCGGTCGAGACGGGGGACCTCCAGGGCCTGCTCGACATCCTCGCTCCGGACGTCGTCCTGCTGGGCGACGGCGGCGGCATCAAGCAGGCGGTTCTGCGACCCGTCCTGGGCGCCGACAAGGTGGCCCGTCTGATGCTCGGCGGCCTGGTCAAGCTGCCCGTCGCGATGTCGATGCAGCCGGCCCAGGTCAACGGCCACCCGGCCCTGGTCATCCGCCTCGACGGCGAACTGGACACGGTGATGGCGGTGCGCTTCGACGACGGCCGCATCTCCGGCCTGTACGCGGTGCGCAACCCCGAGAAGCTGACGCGCATGGAACGGGAAACCGCCCTGCACCGCTGA
- a CDS encoding carboxymuconolactone decarboxylase family protein produces the protein METRFNLFENEIGGRFAKRFAGFAPLLQQASLPKSTQELVALRASQINGCGHCIDMHTKEATAAGESAVRLHLVAAWRESTVFTEAERAALALAEEGTRLADAHQGVSDETWAQVRKHYDDDQIATLVCLVAMINAANRLAVITHQAGGSYEAGMFDAAFD, from the coding sequence ATGGAAACCCGATTCAACCTGTTCGAGAACGAGATCGGCGGCCGGTTCGCCAAGCGGTTCGCGGGCTTTGCGCCGCTGCTCCAGCAGGCGTCGCTGCCGAAGTCGACGCAGGAGCTGGTCGCGCTGCGGGCCAGCCAGATCAACGGCTGCGGGCACTGCATCGACATGCACACCAAGGAGGCCACGGCCGCCGGGGAGAGCGCGGTCCGGCTCCACCTGGTCGCGGCCTGGCGCGAGTCCACCGTGTTCACCGAGGCCGAGCGGGCGGCGCTGGCCCTCGCCGAGGAGGGCACCCGGCTCGCCGACGCCCACCAGGGCGTGTCCGACGAGACCTGGGCCCAGGTGCGCAAGCACTACGACGACGACCAGATCGCCACGCTGGTCTGCCTCGTCGCCATGATCAACGCGGCCAACCGGCTCGCCGTGATCACCCACCAGGCGGGCGGCTCCTACGAGGCCGGCATGTTCGACGCGGCCTTCGACTGA
- a CDS encoding DUF1062 domain-containing protein yields MPTCLPLALRRCHACGGGRFRANGKFRANAHHKLIDAWLLVLCTICGDTAKLTVFERTRVRSVRPGLLDRLHGNDPALAAELLQDPGVRRRNRVALDWAGAWRLDTGGPDHLDREVIDVSVRFAAPIPVRPVRLIAEGCGLSRAEVERLAAEGKAVSAVRLGARLSGDFTFTLKR; encoded by the coding sequence ATGCCCACCTGCCTGCCGCTCGCCCTCCGCCGCTGCCACGCGTGCGGGGGCGGGCGCTTCCGGGCGAACGGCAAGTTCCGCGCCAACGCCCACCACAAGCTCATCGACGCCTGGCTCCTCGTGCTCTGCACCATCTGCGGGGACACCGCGAAGCTCACGGTCTTCGAGCGCACGCGCGTGCGCTCCGTGCGGCCCGGGCTGCTGGACCGGCTGCACGGCAACGACCCCGCGCTGGCGGCGGAGTTGCTCCAGGATCCGGGCGTCCGGCGCCGTAATCGCGTCGCCCTCGACTGGGCCGGCGCCTGGCGCCTCGACACCGGCGGGCCGGACCACCTGGACCGCGAGGTGATCGACGTCTCGGTCCGCTTCGCCGCCCCGATCCCCGTCCGGCCGGTGCGGCTGATCGCCGAAGGGTGCGGTCTCTCCCGGGCCGAGGTCGAAAGGCTGGCCGCGGAGGGGAAGGCCGTCTCGGCCGTCCGGCTGGGCGCCAGACTCAGCGGCGACTTCACCTTCACGCTCAAGCGCTGA
- a CDS encoding LacI family DNA-binding transcriptional regulator produces the protein MASIKDVAAEAGVSVATVSRALNGHPSVSAAARRRVLAAVETLGYRPNAVARSLRTDQTRTLGLVISDVMNPYFTELARSVEEEARALGYSVIIGNADERPDLQDHHVTTLLDRRIDGLLVSPTDGGSPHMLAAARAGTPMVFVDRWIPGVDVPVVRSDGRAAVRDLVAHLYGLGHRRLAIIAGPAATTTGRERVDAFREALGAYELPLPGAYIGQGDFQADSGRRVTEGFLDLPEPPEVVFAADNLMALGALDAVRARGLRVPEDIALAAFDDIPWFVHTDPPVTAIAQPTGDLGRAAVRALVDRIEGRTGESVTLPARLVVRRSCGEANSQEHPSPVRRSTP, from the coding sequence ATGGCGAGCATCAAGGACGTCGCCGCCGAGGCGGGCGTCTCCGTCGCGACGGTCTCGCGCGCGCTCAACGGCCACCCGTCGGTCAGCGCCGCCGCGCGCCGCCGCGTACTGGCCGCGGTCGAGACGCTGGGCTACCGCCCGAACGCCGTCGCCCGGTCCCTGCGCACCGACCAGACCCGCACCCTCGGCCTGGTCATCAGCGACGTCATGAACCCGTACTTCACGGAACTGGCCCGCTCCGTCGAGGAGGAGGCCCGCGCCCTCGGCTACAGCGTCATCATCGGCAACGCCGACGAGCGGCCCGATCTCCAGGACCATCACGTGACGACGCTGCTGGACCGCCGGATCGACGGGCTCCTCGTCTCCCCCACCGACGGCGGCTCCCCGCACATGCTGGCCGCCGCGCGGGCCGGGACGCCCATGGTCTTCGTCGACCGGTGGATCCCCGGCGTGGACGTCCCCGTCGTCAGGTCGGACGGGCGGGCCGCCGTACGGGACCTCGTCGCCCACCTGTACGGGCTCGGGCACCGCCGGCTCGCGATCATCGCCGGGCCCGCCGCCACCACCACCGGACGCGAGCGCGTCGACGCCTTCCGCGAGGCGCTCGGCGCGTACGAGCTGCCCCTCCCCGGCGCCTACATCGGGCAGGGCGACTTCCAGGCCGACAGCGGCCGCCGGGTCACCGAGGGCTTCCTCGACCTGCCCGAGCCGCCCGAGGTCGTCTTCGCCGCCGACAACCTGATGGCGCTCGGCGCGCTGGACGCCGTACGGGCGCGGGGTCTTCGGGTCCCCGAGGACATCGCGCTGGCCGCGTTCGACGACATCCCGTGGTTCGTGCACACCGATCCGCCGGTCACCGCCATCGCCCAGCCCACGGGCGATCTCGGGCGGGCCGCCGTCCGCGCGCTAGTCGACCGGATCGAGGGGCGGACCGGCGAGTCCGTCACCCTCCCCGCGCGGCTCGTCGTCCGCCGCTCCTGCGGTGAGGCGAATTCACAGGAACACCCGTCCCCCGTACGAAGGAGTACGCCGTGA
- a CDS encoding sugar ABC transporter ATP-binding protein, with protein sequence MSSRSPDELLRIEGIRKTFPGVVALDSVDFDLRRGEVHVLLGENGAGKSTLIKMLSGAYTPDAGRILAGGEEVRIHGAQDSERLGIATIYQEFNLVPDLTVAENIFLGRQPRRLGMIDRKKMDADAEVLLKRVGLSVSPRTRVRELGIARLQMVEIAKALSLKARVLIMDEPTAVLTSEEVEKLFAIVRRLREDGVGIVFITHHLEEIAALGDRVTVIRDGRSVGQVPASTPEDELVRLMVGRSIEQQYPRERTDTGEALLKVEGLTRDGVFHDVGFEVRAGEVVGIAGLVGAGRTEVVRAVFGADPYDAGTVHVAGAPLRRHDVNAAMAAGIGLVPEDRKGQGLVLDASVEENLGLVTLRTTSRAGLVDLKGRHASAERIAGQLGVRMAGLGQHVRTLSGGNQQKVVIGKWLLADTKVLILDEPTRGIDVGAKVEIYQLVNELTAAGAAVLMISSDLPEVLGMSDRVVVMAQGRVAGELPAGQATQDAVMALAVSTPHSDSAGSESAHGDSPDSDSPHSNGTEATGGH encoded by the coding sequence GTGAGCAGCCGCAGTCCGGACGAGTTGCTGCGCATCGAGGGCATCCGCAAGACCTTCCCCGGCGTGGTCGCGCTCGACAGCGTCGACTTCGACCTGCGCCGGGGCGAGGTGCACGTGCTGCTCGGTGAGAACGGCGCGGGCAAGAGCACCCTCATCAAGATGCTCTCCGGCGCCTACACCCCCGACGCCGGACGGATCCTGGCCGGTGGCGAGGAGGTGCGCATCCACGGTGCGCAGGACTCCGAGCGCCTCGGGATCGCCACCATCTACCAGGAGTTCAACCTCGTCCCCGATCTGACGGTCGCCGAGAACATCTTCCTGGGGCGGCAGCCGCGCCGCCTGGGAATGATCGACCGGAAGAAGATGGACGCCGACGCCGAGGTGCTGCTGAAGCGGGTCGGCCTGAGCGTGTCGCCCCGCACGCGCGTGCGGGAACTCGGCATCGCGCGGCTCCAGATGGTCGAGATCGCCAAGGCGCTCAGCCTGAAGGCGCGCGTGCTCATCATGGACGAGCCGACCGCCGTGCTGACCTCCGAGGAGGTCGAGAAGCTGTTCGCCATCGTGCGGCGGCTGCGCGAGGACGGCGTCGGGATCGTGTTCATCACGCACCACCTGGAGGAGATCGCCGCCCTCGGCGACCGCGTCACCGTCATACGGGACGGGCGCAGCGTCGGCCAGGTGCCCGCCTCCACCCCCGAGGACGAGCTGGTACGGCTCATGGTCGGGCGGTCGATCGAGCAGCAGTACCCGCGTGAACGCACCGACACCGGTGAGGCCCTGCTCAAGGTGGAGGGGCTCACCCGGGACGGTGTCTTCCACGACGTCGGCTTCGAGGTGCGGGCCGGTGAGGTCGTCGGCATCGCGGGCCTCGTCGGCGCCGGGCGGACCGAGGTGGTGCGCGCGGTGTTCGGCGCCGACCCCTACGACGCCGGGACCGTGCACGTCGCGGGCGCGCCGCTGCGGCGGCACGACGTGAACGCCGCCATGGCCGCCGGGATCGGGCTGGTACCCGAGGACCGCAAGGGCCAGGGTCTCGTCCTGGACGCGTCGGTCGAGGAGAACCTCGGGCTCGTCACCCTGCGGACCACCTCCCGCGCGGGGCTCGTCGACCTCAAGGGCCGGCACGCGTCGGCGGAGCGGATCGCCGGGCAGCTCGGTGTGCGGATGGCCGGTCTCGGCCAGCACGTGCGCACCCTCTCCGGCGGCAACCAGCAGAAGGTCGTCATCGGCAAGTGGCTGCTGGCGGACACCAAGGTGCTCATCCTCGACGAGCCGACGCGCGGCATCGACGTCGGCGCCAAGGTCGAGATCTACCAGCTCGTCAACGAACTGACGGCCGCCGGTGCCGCCGTGCTCATGATCTCCAGCGATCTGCCCGAGGTACTCGGCATGAGCGATCGCGTGGTGGTCATGGCGCAGGGGCGCGTGGCCGGGGAACTGCCCGCCGGACAGGCCACGCAGGACGCCGTGATGGCGCTCGCCGTCAGTACGCCCCACAGCGATTCCGCCGGCAGCGAGTCCGCCCACGGCGACTCTCCCGACAGCGACTCCCCCCACAGCAACGGAACGGAGGCCACCGGTGGCCACTGA